Genomic DNA from Streptomyces venezuelae:
CCGACAAGGGCGGCCGTACGATCCACGCCCTCAACCAGAGCTACGTCGCGGAGAACGGCACGGAGTACGCGATCCAGCTCTCCTGGCGCGAGGACTTCTGGCCCGCGGGCGAGGGCGCGAAGACACACACGACCGCACTGGACACGTGGCGCCTCACGGACTGACGCCGGTTCGGTGGCTCGGGCCTGCGGCAGCCCTCAGGCTTGCTGCAGGCTCGCTAGAGCGGGAACCAGCAAGCGCGCGCGTAGAGCGCACGCGAAAGCTCGCGTAGAGCGCACGCGCTCCACACGTGCTCAGAGGGTGAGCCGGAAACAGCGCGCCGTCCGCCGCGACGACTCGACGCCCGGTATCCGCGGGGGAGTGGTGAACGACTCGGCCGGCTCCATGCCGAGCCGCCGCGCGACCGCGATGGACCGTTCGTTCTCGGTGTCGATCATCGCCACGACGCTCGGTACCCCCGCGGCCCGCACCCGCTCGACCGTCGCCTCCGCGGCGACGGTCGCGTACCCCTTGCCCCAGGCCGCGCGGCCGAGCCGCCAGCCGATCTCGATCTCTCCCACCGGTCCCCACGTCCTGGGCCAGGGCTGGGCGCCGGTGAAGCCGATGGGCGCGCCGGCCGAGTCGAGCATGGTCCACAGGCAGTAGCCCAGTTCGGCGTCGTGTCTGCGCTGGCGGGCGGTCAGCTCCTCGTACACGGAGAGCTCCGCCGACAACCCGCCGAAGAACCGCATGACCTCGGGGTCGTCGAAGAGCCGGTGCCAGGCAAAGGCGTCCTCATGTGTGGGGACGCGCAGCTCCACGGTGGGGAGGAGCGGCGCGGGCAGGGTATCGGTCTGCTCGGTCACGTGTGGCCCTTCGGCTGGCTGATCAGTACCGCCTCATAGACTGCCCATATCCCGTGCCTGTCGGCACACAGATTTCGAGCCTTGGGGAGAACCCGCCGTGACCGAGCCCCTCTCCGAACACACCGCGGACGTGATTGTCGTCGGCGCCGGCCCCGCCGGTTCGACGACGGCGTACTACCTGGCGAAGGCCGGTCTCGACGTACTCCTCCTTGAGAAGACCGCGTTCCCACGGGAAAAGGTCTGCGGTGACGGGCTCACGCCCCGCGCCACCAAGCAGCTGGTGTCCATGGGAATCGACATCTCCGAAGAGGCGGGCTGGCTGCGGAACAAGGGCCTGCGCATCATCGGCGGCGGTGTGCGGCTCCAGTTGGACTGGCCGGAACTCGCCTCCTACCCCGACTACGGCCTCGTCCGGAAGCGTGACGACTTCGACGAGCAGCTCGCGCGGCAGGCACAGAAGGCGGGCGCACGTCTGTACGAGCGGTGCAACGTCGGCGAGCCCGTCCTCGACGACCGGACCGGTCGCATCACCGGCGTGCACGCCAAGATGGGCGAGGAGAAGACGCCGGTCACCTTCCACGCCCCGCTCGTCGTCGCGGCCGACGGCAACTCCTCGCGGATCTCGCTCGCCATGGGGTTGCACCGACGCGAGGACCGCCCGATGGGCGTCGCGGTCCGCACGTACTTCACCTCGCCCCGCCACGACGACGACTACCTGGAGTCCTGGCTGGAACTGTGGGACCGCCGCGGCCCCGGCGAGGACCGCCTCCTGCCCGGCTACGGCTGGGTCTTCGGCATGGGCGACGGCACGTCCAACGTCGGCCTCGGCATCCTCAACTCCTCCAAGTCGTTCCGCGAGCTGGACTGGCGCGAGGTCCTCAAGGCCTGGTGCGCGTCGATGCCGGAGGACTGGGGCTACACCCCGGAGAACATGACGACGCCGATCCGCGGCGCCGCCCTGCCGATGGCCTTCAACCGTCAGCCGCACTACACGAAGGGGCTGCTGCTCGTCGGCGACGCCGGCGGCCTGGTGAACCCCTTCAACGGCGAGGGCATCGCGTACGCCATGGAGTCCGGGCAGATCGCGGCGGACGTCATCGCGCAGGCACACGCGCGTGCCACCCCTGCCCAGCGTGAACTGGCGCTGCAGAACTACCCGAAGACGCTGAAGGAGGTCTACGGCGGCTACTACACGCTGGGCCGTGCCTTCGTGAAGCTCATCGGCAACCCGAAGGTCATGAAGATCGCGACCCAGCGCGGCCTGACCCACCCGGTCCTGATGCGGTTCACCCTGAAGATGCTGGCGAACCTGACGGACCCGATGGGCGGCGACGCGATGGACCGCATCATCAACGGCCTCAGCAAGGTGGCTCCGAAGGCGTAACCCGGGGGCGGCACCGAAGGCGTAAGCCCGGTAGGCGCTCCGAAGGCGTAACCCCGGTGGGCGGTCCGCGCAGTACGGTGCAAAATGGACGCATGATATTTATTGCCGTCAAGTTCACCGTCCGGCCCGAGCACAGCGACAGCTGGCTCGAGCGGACCGCCGCATTCACCGCCGCCACGCGCGCGGAGCCGGGCAACATCTTCTTCGAGTGGTCCCGCTCGGTGGAGGACCCGAACCAGTTCGTGCTCCTGGAGGCCTTCGCCGACGGGGACGCG
This window encodes:
- a CDS encoding geranylgeranyl reductase family protein, translating into MTEPLSEHTADVIVVGAGPAGSTTAYYLAKAGLDVLLLEKTAFPREKVCGDGLTPRATKQLVSMGIDISEEAGWLRNKGLRIIGGGVRLQLDWPELASYPDYGLVRKRDDFDEQLARQAQKAGARLYERCNVGEPVLDDRTGRITGVHAKMGEEKTPVTFHAPLVVAADGNSSRISLAMGLHRREDRPMGVAVRTYFTSPRHDDDYLESWLELWDRRGPGEDRLLPGYGWVFGMGDGTSNVGLGILNSSKSFRELDWREVLKAWCASMPEDWGYTPENMTTPIRGAALPMAFNRQPHYTKGLLLVGDAGGLVNPFNGEGIAYAMESGQIAADVIAQAHARATPAQRELALQNYPKTLKEVYGGYYTLGRAFVKLIGNPKVMKIATQRGLTHPVLMRFTLKMLANLTDPMGGDAMDRIINGLSKVAPKA
- a CDS encoding putative quinol monooxygenase, with the protein product MIFIAVKFTVRPEHSDSWLERTAAFTAATRAEPGNIFFEWSRSVEDPNQFVLLEAFADGDAGAAHVNSDHFKAGLETMGELIASVPQIVNTEIEGSGWSEMAELKPKNA
- a CDS encoding GNAT family N-acetyltransferase, encoding MTEQTDTLPAPLLPTVELRVPTHEDAFAWHRLFDDPEVMRFFGGLSAELSVYEELTARQRRHDAELGYCLWTMLDSAGAPIGFTGAQPWPRTWGPVGEIEIGWRLGRAAWGKGYATVAAEATVERVRAAGVPSVVAMIDTENERSIAVARRLGMEPAESFTTPPRIPGVESSRRTARCFRLTL